The following nucleotide sequence is from Sphingomonas telluris.
ACACTGGTACCTTGAGCCCTCGAAGCATGAGTGGGTGGACCGATGCGGCGGACTTTTGCGTGGTGCCTGGATGATCTGAAGCGCGGCTTGGCGAGCCTAGACGCCAACAAGCTGTTCATGGCACCCTTCGCCTTCTTCATTGCCCTGGCGGTGCTCGATTATTCGGTCGACACCTGGTGCCATGAGTGGCCGAATTCGTTGCGCTGCTCCGTCCGTCATCATCGGACCGTGCTGAAGGCCGACGCCCTGCCCATCACGGGCGACCGGTTCTCCTAACAGTCCGACAAGATTTAAGGCGATCTTTACCAAGACTGGTTACCGCTTCACTCGTGCACAGGGGCGAGGCGAATGTCATCCAGCGTAGAAGTCATTAGCGGAGGCTTGGCTGCTTTCTGGCGTGCCAGTGAAGGGCAAGCGGCCTCGCGAGCGACGATTCTGGTCCCGTTCTACGTCCTGTTGTGCCTGATCAGCCTCCTGCCGTTCGTGCTGATCGCCAATCCCCCGATCGTCGATTTCGCGAACCATGCAGCCCGTCTTTCGCTCGCCTGCAACATTCAGGATCCCGCGGTCGCCGACATGTACGTCTATCGGCTGGGGATCATTCCCAACCTTGCGGTCGACCTGGCGAATGCGCCCCTATGCGGAGTGCTGGGCCCTTCCGCGGTGCTCAAGGCTGTGACCGCGGCGTCATTGGCGCTGATCTATCTTTCTGGCTGGACGATCCAGCGGAAGCTGTTCGGTACCCCGAATGCGTTCCTTCTGCTGCTGCCAGCCGTGGCGTTCAACCTCGTCACGACGATGGGTTACATAAACTTCCTTGCGGGCGCCGCCATCGGCTGCGCGATGATTGCGCTGGCGCTTGGCCGCGAGAAGAAGTTCACCCAATTGCTGCTGATCGGAAACGTCGGCGGAATAGTCCTCTTCTTCTGCCACATCTTCGCGCTGGCTTTCGTCGGCGTCTTCTTCTTCGGCCTTATGCTGCGCGACCAGCCGCGAACGGTCCGGGGTTTGGCAACGGCGGCGCTCAAGACCGCTGCAATGTTCGCGCTGCCGCTGTTGATGGTCCCGCTCGTGCCTAGCGAAGGGAAGCCTCTTGCCATTCACTACATCGGAAAGATCCGGGTGCTTCCAGCGCTGTTCATGGCGCCGCACCCGAACCCCAGCGTGTTCGGTCTGCTGTTTCTTGTGCCGATCTATCTGCTGATCCGGAATCGTCGCGTGGAGATCCACCCCGCGTTGCGAGTGCCGTTGGCCGTTTTGGCACTCTACGTTCTGCTCGTTCCCAACGGCATCCAGGACGCGATCGACATCGATTCCCGGACGGCTATTCCCCTGGCCTATCTGTTCTTCATGTCGCTTCGGCCGATCGACAAGGAGCGAGAGATTTCGGGGACTCTGTTCGGCGCGTCGGCTGCTCTAGTCGGATACGGGGCAGTCATGGCCGTGCTGTTCTGGCTGCCATTCAGCCGCCAGGTGGAGGAGCTGCGCGGCGCGTTCGGAGTTTTGCCGCCCGAAGTCTCAGTCTTTTCGGTGGCAGCGGAGGATGGTCCGCGCATGCGCGTCTTCCCCTTCGGATATAATCACCTGACGAGCTATGCGACCGTGGACCGCCGCGTGTTCAACCCGCTGGAATTCAGCGGCATCGGGATGCAGCCCCTCTCGTCCACGCCGAAGTTCGGGCCGATCGATTCGCCGGGATCATTCCCGGTAACGCCCGCGCAGGCGCGGAAGCTCGAGCACCCCACCGCAGACCTTCAGAACGAGATGCTGAAGGGCAACGGCCGCTTCAAGCTCCGCTGGCCCGAGCATTTCGACTATGTGATCTTCTATCATTTCGGCCATTTCGCCAACTTTCGACCCGAACTGCTGACCGAGGTCCATCGCGGGTCGTTTTTCTCGATCCTGAAGGTCCGCCGGCCGCAGCCGCAGCGCGGCTGACGATCTTAGCGTCTCGTTTACCAAGATCGTGCGACGGCTGGCGCATGGGGTGGATCCGGGAAATGGCGGCATGAAGACGGCGCTCGCGCATACTGCCGCGCCGGATGCGGATGCGATCAAGAGCTATCCGCTCGTCCTCGATCTCGACGGTACGCTGCTGCGAACCGACCTGCTTTACGAGGCCACTCTGCAGTTCCTGAAGCGCCGGCCGTTCGGGATTTTCCTGCTCGCCTGGTGGCTTTGCCGCGGCGTTGCCTACCTCAAGCATCAGGTCGCGATGCGGAGCGATCTCGCCATTCAGCTCCTGCCGGTGAACGAAGCACTGGTCGGATATGCACGCGGCGCCGCAGAAGGCGGGCGCACGGTCATCGCAGCGACCGCCGCGAACCACGAGCTCGCGGCGAAGGTCTGCACACGATTTCCCTTCATCAGCGAAGTCCTGTCGTCCTGCGAGCGGCAGAACCTCAAGGGAACGCGGAAGGCGCAGGTGCTGACGCAGCGTTTCCCGGAAGGCTTCGCCTATGCCGGAGATTCGGCCGCAGACGTGCAGGTGTGGCGCGCCGCCCAATCCGGGGTCTTCGCAGGCCGCGATCCGCACATTCTCGCCGAGCTCAGCAAGAATACAGCGCTGGAAGCCGACTTCAGCAAGCCCAAGCCGAACGTTTCCACCTGGCTGCGCGCCACGCGCGTCCATCAGTGGGCGAAGAACGGACTCCTCTTCCTCCCACTCCTGCTCGCCGGGCAGTTTCTGGATCTCGACCGCTGGTCCGCCTGCATCGCGGCATTCGTCGCCATGGGGCTGACGGCTTCGGCGACGTACATCATCAACGACCTCCTCGATCTCGAGGCCGACCGGCAGCACTGGAGCAAGCGCAGCCGGCCAATCGCCGCCGGCGAAATCGGAATTCCGCAGGCGGTCATCGCATCTATAGTGCTGCTGAGCGCTGGGCTCCTGCTTGCGATCGGGGGCGCCGGCCTGCCGGCTGCCGGACTGCTGGTCGTCTATTGCGCCGTCACGCTCGGCTATTCGCTCAACCTCAAGCGAGTTCCGGTCCTCGACGTCACGGTTCTCGCATCGCTCTTCACATTGCGGCTCGTGCTTGGAGCGGCGGCAGCCCAGGTGCGCATTTCGGCCTGGCTGCTCGTCTTTTCGATGTTCCTCTTCCTCTCGCTTGCTCTCGCCAAACGATCGACGGAGATGGGCCGCAAATCGGCGTCGGGTCATGGCGAAGCACCGAGCCATGGTCGCGGCTACGTTGCCGCCGATGTCCCGCTCATCGCCGGTTTCGGCCTGTCCTCCGCCATCGCGGCGATCCACGTCTTGGTGCTCTACCTGATCAACGACGCCTTCTCCGACAGTCTCTACCGCTTTCCCCAGTTGCTCTGGGTCGCCCCGGTCCTGATCGGCCTTTGGCTTGGCCGCGTGTGGCTGCTGTGCGGGCGCGGGCTGCTGCACGACGATCCCATCCAGTTCGCGGTGTGCGACAAGGTCAGCATCCTGCTGGGTGCCGGAGTCGTCGCCAGTTTTGCCGGCGCCGCGCTGATCCCCTGACGGAACCCCCCTCGCCTCCGCCCCGTTGAGTGGCGGATGATGCATCAACCGCTAACGCCGCCCGACGAATTCTCCGCGCCTGAATCCGCGGAGGGATTCTACGCGGAAGTCATCCGGTTGATGGCGGAATCCGAAATCCCGTTCCTGCTGTCCGGCACTTACGCCTTGTCATGCTACACGGGCATCGTCCGGCCGACGAAGGACGTGGACGTATTCGCCAAGGCGGGCGATGCACTGCGCATCCTGTCCTTCTTCAAGGAACGCGGATTCGACGTTCAGATCGTCGACGAGCGCTGGCTCTACCGTGTGACTCGGGGCGACCTGTTCGTTGATGTCATCACGAACATGCCGACATCCTCCACGCATGTGAACGACGAATGGTTCGCGCATGCGCCCGAGGCTCGCCTGTTCGGGACCAAGGTCCATTTGGTGCCGCCGACCCAGTTCGTCTGGTCGAAGATCTTCGTGGCCGACCGCTACCGCTACGACGGCGCGGACGTGAACCACATGATCCTGAAGCGATCGGAGGACATCGACTGGCAGCAGCTCATCTCGGACATGGAGCTCTACTGGGAAGTCCTGCTGATGGCGGTGCTGAACTTCCGCTTCGTCTACCCCAGCGAGCGCGATCTTGTGCCGCGCTGGGTGATCGACGAACTGCTCGAGCGGCTCAATGCCCAGCTGGAAATGCCGGCCGCCGAGAAGCGGGTCTGCCGCGGACGCATCTTCAGCCCCCGCGACTACATGATCGACGTCGACCAGTGGGGCTTCTCGGAAGCGGTCGGAAATCTCGAAGAAGATTATGCCAACAGGTAATGACACCATCACGGTCGCCGCGATCGGCGATCTCCACGTCACCGAAGGAAGCGTCGCCCCCTACCGGGAGATGTTCGCGGAGATTTCCCGCACGGCCGACGTGCTGGTTTTGTGCGGGGATCTCACCAATTTCGGGAAGACGTCGGAGGCGGAGATCCTGGCCGAGGACATCCGCACCTGCGACATTCCCGTCCTCGGCGTGCTGGGCAATCACGACTACGAATGCGGTCAGCCCGAGAACGTGGCGGCGATCCTGCACGAGGCCGGCATGACGGTGCTCGATGAGCAGGCCGTCGAGGTCCAGGGAGTCGGGTTCGCAGGCGTGAAGGGCTTCGTCGGCGGTTTCGGCCGTGGTGAGCTGGCACCATTCGGCGAGCCCATCATCAAGGCGTTCGTCGACGAAGCGATGAACGAAGCGCGAAAGTTGGAGAATGGCCTGCGGACGCTTCGGACCGAGCGAAGCGTCGCCGTGCTGCATTACTCCCCGATCATTGAGACGCTCGAGGGCGAACCGATCGAGATCTTCCAGTATCTGGGCTCCGCCCGCCTCGCAGACGCGATCGACCGGTTCGACAATGTGAAGGCGGTCGTCCACGGCCACGCGCACCACGGGACATACGAGGGCCGGACACGCCGCGGGACGCCCGTCTACAATGTCGCGCAATTCGTGGTGAAGCCGAAGTTCGGGCGGCCCTACGCCTTGCTGGAGGTGTGATGCGCCACGTCTTCGCCGGGAATCGGCGTCGGCGTGTGAAGCGTTTCGATTACATATAGCCGCTTCACCAGCACGTAGCTGACGACTGTCAGAGGCGCCGCGAGGATCACGCCCAGCGTTCCGAACAAGGCGCCGAACGCAATGAGCGAGAAGAGCAGGACAACCCCGGGGAGATCGACTGCGTATTGCTGGACGAGCGGCGTCAGCAGGTAGCCCTCGAATTGCTGCACCAGGAAGTAGAGCAGCAGCACCCACAGCGCGAGATCGGGGCTCACCGCGAGCGCCAACAGGACCGCCGGTACCATCGACAGGATGGGACCGATGAATGGAATGAATTCGAGGACGCCGGCAAGCAGGCCGAGCGTCAGCGCGGAAGGCATGCCGAGATACCAGAGCCCGATACCGGTCAGCAGTCCGACGGCAACCATCGCGATCAGCTGACCGCGAAGCCAGAGGCGAAGAGCCGTCTCGGACTCCGTGATGGCCTCGAGCGCAAGGTGGCGTTTGCCCGGCGGAATGAGCTTTACTGCACCTGTGAGATAGAAGCGCGGTTGGGTCGCCAGGAATATGCCGGCGACGATGACCACGATGACGTCGGCGATGCCGCTCCCGATGGACAGAACCGTCGCGGCAAAGGCGGAGAAGCTGCTCCCCCCCGGCGCCTTGATGCTCTGCGCCAGATGCTTGACCTGCTCACCAAGGCCGACGTCACCTAGGCGGGCTTCGACCGTCTTCCAGGCGGCGGGCAGTGTCTCCCTGAGCAGGGCGACCTGCTGCACGACGTGCGAGCCGAACAAAGCGACGAGGCCGATGATGATCGCCAACCCAATAGCGATCGACACGACGATGGCAATGCCCTGCCGGCAGCGCACGAGCTTCTCGATGCGGTCGGCGAAAGCGCGGAAGACCGTCGCAACGACGATCGCGCCGAACAGCATGAGCAGCAGCGTTCGGAGCTGCCAGGCGAGGATGACGAGCGTGGTGAGCCCAAGGACGATGAGCACGCGGCGGACGAAACGCCGCTCGTCGCTCATCGGCGCGGGCTCAGCCATGACTCACGCCGAGGGCCACGTCTCGATGATTTCCACGAAGCGCGTCAGCCATGCATTGGTCTGATGCCCGTCAACGACGCGATGGTCGATGGTGAGCGTCACGTAAGCCATTGGGCGGATCAGGATCGCATCTTGCCCATCGACCTCGCGAACGATGACGCGCTTTTCGAGCTTGCCCACCCCAAGGATCGCCGCCTGCCCCTGGTGCAGGATGATCGGCGCAGCGAGCAGCGAGCCCGATACGCCATGATTGGAAATGGTGAAGCTGCCGCCCGAAACGTCGGTGCGCTCCAGCTTGCCGTCGCGTGCGCGGCGAGTGAGATCTTCCAGCTTCGCCCCGACCTGCTCGAGCGAGAGGCTCGCGACATCCTTCACGACGGGTACGACGAGACCCTTTTCGCCGAGCGCCGTGGCGACGCCGACATCGATGGTCGGGGAGATCGCGATCCGGTCCTTTTCCCACCGCCCGTTGATCGCGGGCGCGACGGCCATCGCTTCGCCAACCGCCTTCACGATGTAGGCGGTGTAGCTGAGCTTTTTGCCCTTGGCCGCAAGCGCTGCCTTGTGCGCCGCTATGGCCGAGAAGTCCGCCTCGAACACGGCGGTGACGTGCGGAGCTTCGCTGACGGCGCGCACCATGTTCTCGGCGATCGTCGTCCGCATTCTATCGTGCGGAATGTCCTGCGCGGAAAATTGCCGCGGCTGAGCGGTTGCGGGCTCGCCCACGCTGACAACTGTCGCGGAGGCGACGAGGCGATCGACGTCCTCGCGCGTGATGCGCCCGTTTCGGCCGGTCCCAGCAATGCGTGAAGGATCGATGCCGTGCTGAAGACAGGCGCGGCGGACGGAGGGTGAAAGACGCGTTTCCTGATCGCCCGATAGCGGCGCCGGCCTTGCGACTGCTCGCTCTGCGACCGAAGGAGCGGCTTCAGCCTTCGGCGCGACCTCGGTCGCCGCTACGTCGTCCGTGGAGATGCGACCCAGGAGCGCACCCGGAACCGCCTCCGCGTCCGTGTCGAGCACGATTTCGGATAGCACACCGGCCGCCGGCGCCGACACTTCCTGCGTGACCTTGTCGGTCTCGATCTCGACGAGTGGATCGTTCTCGGCGACCGCATCGCCAATCTGCTTGAGCCAGGCGCGAACGATCGCCTTCGTGCCCTCCTGCTCGTCGGGAACGCGGACGTCGATCAACTCAGAACCCCACCAGGCGGTCGATCTCGGCGCGGATCCGCTCGACCGACGGGACGGCCCATTCCAGCAGCCGCGGGTGATGCGGGCTTGGGATGTCCGGCATGGTCACGCGCGCGACGGGAGCATCGAGGTCCAGGAAGGCCTCGTCGGCGACTACGGCCGCGATTTCCGCACCGAATCCGCCACTGCGCAGGTCTTCGTGCACGATGAGGCAACGACGAGTCCGGCGGACGCTTTCCAGCACCATCTCCCGATCCCACGGCATGAGCGTGCGCAAGTCGATGACGTCGGCGCTGACGCCCTCGGCGGCCGCTTCGCAACGGGGGACCATCGCGCCCCAGGTGACGATGGTGATCTTGTCGCCTTCGCGCGTCTTCTTCGCCCGGCCGAACGGCAGGACGTAGTCGTCCCCGGGCCACGGGCGGCGCGCCCATGAATCGTCGAGCATTGCGCGATGCTCGAAGAAGATCACCGGATCGTTGCCGCGAAGCGAAGCGCGCAGGAGGCCGACCGCATCCGCGGCGTTCGAGGGCACAGCGACGAGCCAGCCGGGATTGTGGACGAATTCCACCTCGTTGGTCTGGCTGTGCCACGGATCGCCCGTCTTCAGGAACCCGCCCGGCATGCGTACTACGATGGGCGCTGCAAAGCGGTTGCGCGTGCGCCAGCGCATCGTGCCGCAGTCGTGGAGCTGCTCGCTCGCGGGCTCGGCATATTTGCGGAACTGGATCTCGGCCACGGGCATGAGGCCCGCGAGAGCCATGCCGACGGCGCGGCCGATGATGCCTTCCTCGTTGAGCGAGGTGTCGAAGACGCGGTCGCGACCAAACTTCTCCTGCAGGCCCAAGGTGACGGCGTGGACGCCGCCCTTCGGCCCGATGTCCTCACCGAACATCAGGACGCGCTCGTTGGACTCGATCTCCTGCTCGAGCGTGCGGCGGATCGCGGTGACCATGTTGATCCGCTGCCCGTCGGTCGCCGCAACGTCCGTGGACGCCGGAGGAGCCCAACCGGCGTTGATCAGCCCGCCGACTTCCTGAACCTCGTCCTCGAAGAAGACATGGCGCGTGACCTGCTCGGGCTCCGAGGTCGGCCGCTGCTGCGCTTCCGCGAGGGCCGCGCCCACTTCCCAGGCGACCTCCCGCTCCAGCCGCTCCCAATCGTCATCGCCGATCTGGAACTTGGCGCAATGCGACTTCAGCTTGGGCAAGGGATCGCGCACCCATTCGGCCTCGATGAACTCCTTGGACTTGTAGGCCTGCGTGTCCTGAAAGCTGTGTCCTTCAAGACGGGGCACGGTGAGCCGCAGCAGCGCGGGCGCGCGCTTGCGGCGTACGAAGTCGACCGCCTCTTCGGTGAGCTGCGCGGCCTGCCCCGGATCTGTGCCGTCGCCGCCCAGGATCGTGAGACCTTTGAAGCTACCGAGGTTCGCCGCGATGTTGCCGCCTGGCGTCTGATATTCGGACGGAACCGAGATGCCGTAGCCATTGTCCTCGATATAAATGAGAAGCGGCAATTGTTGAGTCGTAGCAATGGTTAGTGCGGACCAAAATCCGCCCGTTGCGCAGCTGGCATCGCCGCCGAGCACCACCGCGATGGCGTCTTCCGGCCCTTCGCCCAGCACCTTGCGCTTGTACTCGATCGCCTGCGCCCACCCGACCGACGGCGTGTATTGGGTCCCCACCCCGCCGGCCATCGGCAAGGCAATCGGCCCATCCGGTCCCGGATGGTTGAAGACGGCGCCGATGTCGCGGCCGTCGGAATATCCTCCAGCGAGACCCATCGGCGACCCAAGCGCGTCGGTCAGCGGAACGCCGAGCGTCAGCAGCAGCGGGCGCGACCGATAATAACCGCCGACCGCATCGCCGCGACGAAGCTGAAGTCCCAGCAGAACCTGCGCGAGATCATGGCCTCGCGCGGAGAATTGGTAGAGGACCTTCTTGGCAGGAACGAGCTCCTGCTCTTCGATCCTGTCGAGTTCGCGGCTGGTCAGAACCCAGCGCGCGACGTCGCGCCAATTCACCTTGGACGATACTTTGCCGGGGTCGCGATCTGCCATGACGAGTTACGCGTTCAACGTCTCGACCACGGCGGCGACAAATCGATCGACCTGCGCGTCGCTGAGGCCGACGACGTTGAAGCGGCCGCTGTCCGCCATGTAGATCGCATGCTTCTCACGCAGCGCCAGCACCTGCTCCTTGCTGACCGGCAGCATGGAGAACATGCCGAACTGGCCGCCGATGTAGGCGAGACGCGGGTCGGCCGACGCGATGCGCTGGCGCACGGCATTGATCCGGTCGCGCATCGCGGAAAGCTCGCCCGGCCAGCGCTGCTTCAGTTCCGGGGTGTCGAGGACGATGCGAACGGCCGCGGCGCCGTGATCGGGCGGCATCGACCACATTTCGCGCGCGCGCTGCGACACGTGCGCCATCGCTCGCGCGGTCGCTTCGGCCGAACCCGTCTTGAGGAACAGCGTCCCGACGCGATCGCGATAGACGCTGAAGTTCTTGTCGCAGCTGTGAGCGGCAATGAGCTCGTCGCAAACGTCGAGCAGGCCGTGCAGGCCGCGGGCATCCTGCTCAAGGCCGCGCGCGAAGCCCTGGTAGGCGATGTCGACGAAGGGAAGCAGGCCGCGCTCGACGACGATGCGCGTGACCTCGTCCCACTGGTCGTCGCTGAGATCGGCGCCGGTCGGGTTATGACAGCAGCCGTGGAGGAGAACGACGTCGCCCGGGCGCCCTTCCTTCAGCGCTGAGACCATTGCGTCGAAACGGATGCTTCCGGCCTCGCGGTCGTAATAGGGATATTCGACGATCTGCAGACCGACCGCGCGAATGATCGGCGGGTGGTTCGGCCAGGTGGGCGTGCCGACGATTACGCGCGCCTGCGGGTTCGCGGTCGCAATCAGCTCGAAGCCGAGACGGAGCGCACCGCAGCCGCCCGGGGTCTGCAAGCCGGCGATGCGGGGGTCTTCAGCGTGCCGGCCGAGCGCGATGGGACGCAGAAGCTCCGTGTAGCGCTTGTCGCCCGCCATCCCGAGGTACGATTTCGACTCTTGGGTATCGACGAGGATCTGCTCGGCTTCCTTGATGACCTTGAGGATCGGCGTCCGGCCTTCGCTGTCCCGGAAAACGCCAACTCCGGCGTCGATCTTTTCTGGCCGCGGATCGGCGTTGCAGAGCGCGATCAGCTGAAGGAGGGAATCGGTCTCGACAGCCGGAAGATCGGCCAGTCCACGAGCGCGAGTATCGGTTTCGGTCAGCATGAAACCGCGCTTAGCGCGGCTACGCGTCGTAATCCACTGCGACGCCCTCTCCGACCGGCACGGACTGGCAGGTGAGGACGTAACCGGCGGCGACTTCTTCGTCCGTAAGGCCGTAGCGCGCAGCCATTTCGACCTTGCCGCTGGTCACTTTGGCTCTGCAGGTGGCGCAGACGCCCGCCTTGCAGGCGAAGGGCGCCGGCAGACCGGACGCACGGGCGCTGTCGAGTATGTTGCTCTCGGTGAAAGCGACGCGGCGCGTGCGGCCATCGAGCGTGACCGACATGGTCGCTCCCGCCGCCTTGGTCTGAAGCTGCGCCATCTCGGCTGCGAGCGCGGCGGAAGGACGGTCGGCGGTGAAGCGCTCGATGTGGATGCGCTCCTTGTCGACGTTCCGGTCGAGCAGGGCGCCCTCCGCCGCATCCATCATCGGACCCGGGCCGCAGATGAACCAGGCGTCGACGCTGGAGGGATCGCCGACCAGGGCCGTGATCGCCACGTCGCAGCGCGCGCGGTCGAGCATACCGTTAAACAGGTCGATGTCGCCCTCTTCCTCGGCGAGAAAATGGTGGAGCGAGAGTCGGCCGACGTAGCGGTCCTTCAGGTCGGCAAGCGCATCGAGGAAGATGATCGAGCTGCTGTCGCGATTGCCGTAAAGCAGGGTGAACTGACTCTCCGGCTCTTCCTTCAGTGTGGTCTTGAGCAGCGACAGGACGGGCGTGATGCCGGAACCGCCCGCGATGCCTACGATGTGACGCCTGGCCGATGGCGCGAACTCAGTCGTGAAGCTGCCGTGCGGTGGCATTACTTCGATCGTGTCACCGGCCTTCAGGGCGTCTCCGACCCAGTTGGAGAACAGGCCGCCGGCGATCCGCTTCACGGTCACCATCCAGTCCTGTTCCTCGGGCGCGGTACAGAGCGAGTAGTTGCGGCGCACTTCCTCGCCGTCGATCGTTGCCTTGAGCGTGAGGTGCTGTCCGGCCTTGAACGCGAAGACCTCCCGCAGATCGACCGGCAGGTCGAAGCGGATCGAGTTGGCTTCGGCGGTCTCCGGAACGATCTCCGCCACC
It contains:
- a CDS encoding UbiA family prenyltransferase is translated as MKTALAHTAAPDADAIKSYPLVLDLDGTLLRTDLLYEATLQFLKRRPFGIFLLAWWLCRGVAYLKHQVAMRSDLAIQLLPVNEALVGYARGAAEGGRTVIAATAANHELAAKVCTRFPFISEVLSSCERQNLKGTRKAQVLTQRFPEGFAYAGDSAADVQVWRAAQSGVFAGRDPHILAELSKNTALEADFSKPKPNVSTWLRATRVHQWAKNGLLFLPLLLAGQFLDLDRWSACIAAFVAMGLTASATYIINDLLDLEADRQHWSKRSRPIAAGEIGIPQAVIASIVLLSAGLLLAIGGAGLPAAGLLVVYCAVTLGYSLNLKRVPVLDVTVLASLFTLRLVLGAAAAQVRISAWLLVFSMFLFLSLALAKRSTEMGRKSASGHGEAPSHGRGYVAADVPLIAGFGLSSAIAAIHVLVLYLINDAFSDSLYRFPQLLWVAPVLIGLWLGRVWLLCGRGLLHDDPIQFAVCDKVSILLGAGVVASFAGAALIP
- a CDS encoding nucleotidyltransferase, whose translation is MMHQPLTPPDEFSAPESAEGFYAEVIRLMAESEIPFLLSGTYALSCYTGIVRPTKDVDVFAKAGDALRILSFFKERGFDVQIVDERWLYRVTRGDLFVDVITNMPTSSTHVNDEWFAHAPEARLFGTKVHLVPPTQFVWSKIFVADRYRYDGADVNHMILKRSEDIDWQQLISDMELYWEVLLMAVLNFRFVYPSERDLVPRWVIDELLERLNAQLEMPAAEKRVCRGRIFSPRDYMIDVDQWGFSEAVGNLEEDYANR
- a CDS encoding metallophosphoesterase family protein, with protein sequence MPTGNDTITVAAIGDLHVTEGSVAPYREMFAEISRTADVLVLCGDLTNFGKTSEAEILAEDIRTCDIPVLGVLGNHDYECGQPENVAAILHEAGMTVLDEQAVEVQGVGFAGVKGFVGGFGRGELAPFGEPIIKAFVDEAMNEARKLENGLRTLRTERSVAVLHYSPIIETLEGEPIEIFQYLGSARLADAIDRFDNVKAVVHGHAHHGTYEGRTRRGTPVYNVAQFVVKPKFGRPYALLEV
- a CDS encoding AI-2E family transporter encodes the protein MAEPAPMSDERRFVRRVLIVLGLTTLVILAWQLRTLLLMLFGAIVVATVFRAFADRIEKLVRCRQGIAIVVSIAIGLAIIIGLVALFGSHVVQQVALLRETLPAAWKTVEARLGDVGLGEQVKHLAQSIKAPGGSSFSAFAATVLSIGSGIADVIVVIVAGIFLATQPRFYLTGAVKLIPPGKRHLALEAITESETALRLWLRGQLIAMVAVGLLTGIGLWYLGMPSALTLGLLAGVLEFIPFIGPILSMVPAVLLALAVSPDLALWVLLLYFLVQQFEGYLLTPLVQQYAVDLPGVVLLFSLIAFGALFGTLGVILAAPLTVVSYVLVKRLYVIETLHTPTPIPGEDVAHHTSSKA
- a CDS encoding dihydrolipoamide acetyltransferase family protein, coding for MIDVRVPDEQEGTKAIVRAWLKQIGDAVAENDPLVEIETDKVTQEVSAPAAGVLSEIVLDTDAEAVPGALLGRISTDDVAATEVAPKAEAAPSVAERAVARPAPLSGDQETRLSPSVRRACLQHGIDPSRIAGTGRNGRITREDVDRLVASATVVSVGEPATAQPRQFSAQDIPHDRMRTTIAENMVRAVSEAPHVTAVFEADFSAIAAHKAALAAKGKKLSYTAYIVKAVGEAMAVAPAINGRWEKDRIAISPTIDVGVATALGEKGLVVPVVKDVASLSLEQVGAKLEDLTRRARDGKLERTDVSGGSFTISNHGVSGSLLAAPIILHQGQAAILGVGKLEKRVIVREVDGQDAILIRPMAYVTLTIDHRVVDGHQTNAWLTRFVEIIETWPSA
- a CDS encoding alpha-ketoacid dehydrogenase subunit alpha/beta, which translates into the protein MADRDPGKVSSKVNWRDVARWVLTSRELDRIEEQELVPAKKVLYQFSARGHDLAQVLLGLQLRRGDAVGGYYRSRPLLLTLGVPLTDALGSPMGLAGGYSDGRDIGAVFNHPGPDGPIALPMAGGVGTQYTPSVGWAQAIEYKRKVLGEGPEDAIAVVLGGDASCATGGFWSALTIATTQQLPLLIYIEDNGYGISVPSEYQTPGGNIAANLGSFKGLTILGGDGTDPGQAAQLTEEAVDFVRRKRAPALLRLTVPRLEGHSFQDTQAYKSKEFIEAEWVRDPLPKLKSHCAKFQIGDDDWERLEREVAWEVGAALAEAQQRPTSEPEQVTRHVFFEDEVQEVGGLINAGWAPPASTDVAATDGQRINMVTAIRRTLEQEIESNERVLMFGEDIGPKGGVHAVTLGLQEKFGRDRVFDTSLNEEGIIGRAVGMALAGLMPVAEIQFRKYAEPASEQLHDCGTMRWRTRNRFAAPIVVRMPGGFLKTGDPWHSQTNEVEFVHNPGWLVAVPSNAADAVGLLRASLRGNDPVIFFEHRAMLDDSWARRPWPGDDYVLPFGRAKKTREGDKITIVTWGAMVPRCEAAAEGVSADVIDLRTLMPWDREMVLESVRRTRRCLIVHEDLRSGGFGAEIAAVVADEAFLDLDAPVARVTMPDIPSPHHPRLLEWAVPSVERIRAEIDRLVGF
- a CDS encoding aromatic amino acid transaminase, translated to MLTETDTRARGLADLPAVETDSLLQLIALCNADPRPEKIDAGVGVFRDSEGRTPILKVIKEAEQILVDTQESKSYLGMAGDKRYTELLRPIALGRHAEDPRIAGLQTPGGCGALRLGFELIATANPQARVIVGTPTWPNHPPIIRAVGLQIVEYPYYDREAGSIRFDAMVSALKEGRPGDVVLLHGCCHNPTGADLSDDQWDEVTRIVVERGLLPFVDIAYQGFARGLEQDARGLHGLLDVCDELIAAHSCDKNFSVYRDRVGTLFLKTGSAEATARAMAHVSQRAREMWSMPPDHGAAAVRIVLDTPELKQRWPGELSAMRDRINAVRQRIASADPRLAYIGGQFGMFSMLPVSKEQVLALREKHAIYMADSGRFNVVGLSDAQVDRFVAAVVETLNA
- a CDS encoding ferredoxin--NADP reductase translates to MSAHFYPLKVAEIVPETAEANSIRFDLPVDLREVFAFKAGQHLTLKATIDGEEVRRNYSLCTAPEEQDWMVTVKRIAGGLFSNWVGDALKAGDTIEVMPPHGSFTTEFAPSARRHIVGIAGGSGITPVLSLLKTTLKEEPESQFTLLYGNRDSSSIIFLDALADLKDRYVGRLSLHHFLAEEEGDIDLFNGMLDRARCDVAITALVGDPSSVDAWFICGPGPMMDAAEGALLDRNVDKERIHIERFTADRPSAALAAEMAQLQTKAAGATMSVTLDGRTRRVAFTESNILDSARASGLPAPFACKAGVCATCRAKVTSGKVEMAARYGLTDEEVAAGYVLTCQSVPVGEGVAVDYDA